A stretch of Thermoanaerobaculales bacterium DNA encodes these proteins:
- a CDS encoding NAD(P)-binding protein, which produces MGLLKEKKRSKRLAARLSGAGGSGSQISPLRPRYLEQPPPCTGGCPSGNDVRGFLTAIGLREKLGAGLDDACESAWRVCMETNPFPSVMGRICPHPCEDHCNRTEKDGAVGISSVERFIGDLALERGLAPAPIAGEGPKRERVAVVGAGPSGMSCAYQLARRGYRTTVFEALPRPGGMLRYGIPSYRLPREVLDAEIRRIVGLGVELACGTRIGRDLPFEDLRSGFDAVYVAIGAHQGKSLGIPGEDGPGVWTGTDFLNHVASGKQVEVGGRLVVVGGGDTAIDAARVSMRVMLDSAAVSRRLGADVTILCLETRAEMPAIEREVEEALEEGIRIEHASAAVEILRDERGVVRAVVVQRIRPGGMDDWLRGRRDSIVGEAYQLPADTVITAVSQQPRLAELAAGGLGDGWLSADAWGRTGVAGVWTGGDSTGLGIATRSIGQARRAAECIHAALRGGLPAEVDPDKPVLRDRMKLDWYEPRARASRRVMAPEERLARPEQEVDAGLTRDDALAEAARCMSCGKCFGCEACWMYCQNNCFVKVQQPLHGSFYTVKLEVCDGCKKCWEECPCGFIVGE; this is translated from the coding sequence ATGGGCCTGCTGAAGGAGAAGAAGAGATCGAAGCGGCTGGCCGCCCGGCTGTCGGGGGCTGGCGGATCGGGGAGCCAGATCTCGCCGCTGCGGCCGCGCTACCTGGAGCAGCCGCCGCCATGCACCGGGGGCTGCCCGTCCGGCAACGACGTGCGCGGCTTCCTCACGGCGATCGGGCTGCGGGAGAAGCTCGGCGCGGGTCTCGACGACGCGTGCGAGAGTGCGTGGCGGGTCTGCATGGAGACCAACCCCTTCCCGTCAGTGATGGGGCGCATCTGCCCCCATCCCTGCGAGGACCACTGCAACCGCACGGAGAAGGACGGCGCCGTCGGCATCAGCTCCGTGGAGCGGTTCATCGGCGACCTCGCTCTCGAGCGCGGCCTCGCGCCGGCCCCGATCGCGGGCGAGGGGCCGAAGCGGGAGAGGGTCGCCGTCGTCGGTGCCGGCCCGTCGGGCATGTCGTGCGCCTACCAGCTGGCGCGCCGGGGCTACCGGACGACGGTCTTCGAGGCGCTGCCGAGGCCGGGCGGCATGCTGCGCTACGGCATTCCGAGCTACCGCCTGCCGCGCGAGGTCCTCGACGCCGAGATCCGGCGCATCGTCGGCCTCGGGGTCGAGCTCGCGTGCGGAACCAGGATCGGCAGGGACCTGCCCTTCGAGGACCTGCGCAGCGGCTTCGACGCCGTCTACGTGGCGATCGGCGCCCATCAGGGCAAGAGCCTGGGCATCCCGGGTGAGGACGGGCCCGGCGTCTGGACCGGCACCGACTTCCTCAACCACGTCGCCTCCGGCAAGCAGGTCGAGGTCGGCGGCAGGCTGGTGGTGGTCGGCGGCGGCGACACCGCGATCGACGCGGCGCGGGTCTCCATGCGCGTGATGCTGGACTCGGCGGCGGTCTCGAGAAGGCTGGGTGCCGACGTCACCATCCTCTGCCTCGAGACCCGCGCCGAGATGCCGGCGATCGAGCGCGAGGTCGAGGAGGCGCTCGAGGAGGGGATCAGGATCGAGCACGCGTCGGCGGCGGTCGAGATCCTGCGCGACGAACGGGGCGTGGTGCGGGCCGTGGTCGTGCAGAGGATCCGGCCGGGCGGGATGGACGACTGGCTGCGCGGGCGGCGGGACTCGATCGTGGGCGAGGCCTACCAGCTGCCCGCCGACACCGTGATCACGGCCGTCAGCCAGCAGCCGCGGCTCGCCGAGCTCGCCGCCGGCGGGCTCGGCGACGGCTGGCTGAGCGCCGACGCCTGGGGTCGCACCGGGGTAGCCGGCGTCTGGACCGGCGGCGACAGCACCGGTCTCGGCATCGCGACCAGGTCGATCGGCCAGGCCCGCAGGGCCGCCGAGTGCATCCACGCCGCCCTGCGCGGCGGCCTGCCGGCGGAGGTCGACCCGGACAAGCCGGTGCTCCGCGACCGGATGAAGCTCGACTGGTACGAGCCCAGGGCCCGGGCCTCGCGGCGGGTGATGGCGCCGGAGGAGCGGCTCGCCAGGCCGGAGCAGGAGGTCGATGCCGGGCTGACCCGCGACGACGCGCTTGCCGAGGCGGCGCGCTGCATGTCGTGCGGCAAGTGCTTCGGCTGCGAGGCCTGCTGGATGTACTGCCAGAACAACTGCTTCGTGAAGGTCCAGCAGCCGCTGCACGGGTCCTTCTACACGGTCAAGCTCGAGGTCTGCGACGGCTGCAAGAAGTGCTGGGAGGAGTGCCCGTGCGGCTTCATCGTCGGCGAATAG
- a CDS encoding cobyrinate a,c-diamide synthase codes for MTVTRLSSPRLVVAGLAGDSGKTLLALGLARSLRDRGLDVRTAKKGPDYIDAAWLAAASGTACVNLDTFMMSRPGIGAGARSLEGADVVLVEGNRGLYDGVDEDGSHSTGELAKLLGAPVLLIVDVTKATRTVAAQVLGCRALDPQLGLGGVVLNRVGTARQEALVRAAVEGAAGLPVVGAVPRLGGDDPLPGRHLGLVTAAEHPDRERAISRAADAVAQCVDLERVVSLARSAPAVELPALEPDSASRSCRVGYLADPAFSFYYPENLEALRRGGAELVAVGLGSEAALPGLDGLYIGGGFPEVHAERLANDRSLSGELRARAEAGLPIYAECGGLMYLARELVVDGSSYPMAGVLDLVVEQTPRPQGHGYEVARVDRDNPFFAAGTSLVGHEFHYSRVVAGEDASATVLTVERGRGVGSGRDGIVKRGVWASYLHLHALAAPGWADGFLGLASRFAAGRAGTTVA; via the coding sequence GTGACGGTCACGCGCCTGAGCTCGCCCCGCTTGGTGGTGGCCGGCCTTGCCGGCGACAGCGGCAAGACGCTGCTCGCGCTGGGGCTCGCGCGGAGCCTTCGCGATCGCGGCCTCGACGTCCGAACCGCCAAGAAGGGGCCCGACTACATCGATGCCGCCTGGTTGGCCGCGGCCAGCGGAACGGCCTGCGTGAACCTCGACACCTTCATGATGTCGCGCCCAGGGATCGGCGCCGGGGCGCGGTCGCTGGAGGGCGCGGACGTCGTGCTGGTGGAGGGCAACCGCGGGCTCTACGACGGTGTCGACGAGGACGGCAGCCACTCCACCGGCGAGCTCGCCAAGCTGCTGGGCGCGCCGGTCCTGCTGATCGTCGACGTGACCAAGGCGACCCGGACCGTGGCGGCCCAGGTGCTCGGGTGCCGGGCGCTCGACCCGCAGCTCGGGCTGGGTGGCGTGGTCCTGAACCGGGTCGGGACCGCCCGCCAGGAGGCGCTGGTGCGGGCCGCGGTGGAAGGCGCGGCCGGGCTGCCGGTCGTCGGGGCGGTGCCGCGCCTCGGCGGCGACGATCCGCTGCCGGGCCGGCACCTCGGCCTGGTGACCGCCGCCGAGCATCCGGACCGCGAGCGGGCGATCTCCCGCGCCGCCGATGCCGTGGCGCAGTGCGTCGACCTCGAGCGCGTCGTGAGCCTGGCGCGCAGCGCCCCGGCGGTGGAGCTGCCGGCGCTGGAGCCCGACAGCGCGTCGAGGAGCTGCCGCGTCGGCTACCTCGCCGACCCGGCGTTCTCCTTCTACTACCCCGAGAACCTCGAGGCGCTGCGCCGGGGCGGGGCCGAGCTCGTCGCGGTGGGCCTCGGGTCGGAAGCGGCGCTGCCCGGGCTCGACGGGCTCTACATCGGCGGCGGCTTCCCCGAGGTCCACGCCGAGCGGCTGGCGAACGACCGGTCGCTGTCGGGCGAGCTGCGCGCGCGCGCCGAGGCGGGGCTGCCGATCTACGCCGAGTGCGGCGGCCTGATGTACCTGGCGCGGGAGCTGGTGGTGGACGGCTCGAGCTACCCGATGGCAGGGGTCCTCGACCTCGTGGTCGAGCAGACTCCGCGGCCGCAGGGGCACGGCTACGAGGTGGCAAGGGTGGATCGCGACAACCCGTTCTTCGCGGCCGGCACGAGCCTGGTCGGCCACGAGTTCCACTACTCGCGGGTGGTCGCTGGAGAGGACGCATCGGCGACGGTGCTGACGGTCGAGCGCGGGCGAGGGGTCGGGAGCGGACGCGACGGGATCGTGAAGCGAGGGGTGTGGGCGTCCTACCTCCACCTCCACGCGCTCGCCGCTCCCGGGTGGGCGGACGGGTTCCTCGGCCTGGCGTCGCGTTTCGCCGCCGGCCGGGCCGGAACGACGGTGGCATGA
- the dsrB gene encoding dissimilatory-type sulfite reductase subunit beta → MTDFERKTDIGPPHYEQFLPPVIKKNYGRWDHHEILRPGVMVHVAESGDRLYTVRVGTPRLLAITTIRQFADLADAYCDGYLRWTSRNNVEFLLTDPGKIDALIEDVQALGYPVGGTGNQISSIVHTQGWVHCHSSASDASGVVKSVMDRLYPYFTGEKSLPAKLRVAYACCLNMCGAVHCSDIAILGVHTRAPVINHADLPRICEIPTLIASCPTGAIRPATFDGRPSVEIEAAQCMYCGNCYTVCPACKINNPETDGVSIWVGGKVSNARTTPQFSKLVVPFLPNNPPRWPEVVDAVERLVTLYAGNARKHERMGEWINRIGWPRFFKLTGFPFTKYHIDDFRHAGETYSRSAQLRHERGT, encoded by the coding sequence ATGACCGATTTCGAGCGCAAGACCGACATCGGGCCGCCGCACTACGAGCAGTTCCTGCCGCCGGTCATCAAGAAGAACTACGGCAGGTGGGATCACCACGAGATCCTGAGGCCGGGCGTCATGGTGCACGTGGCGGAGTCGGGCGACCGTCTCTACACGGTGCGCGTCGGCACGCCTCGCTTGCTCGCGATCACCACCATCCGCCAGTTCGCCGACCTCGCCGACGCCTACTGCGACGGCTACCTGCGGTGGACCAGCCGCAACAACGTCGAGTTCCTGCTCACCGATCCGGGCAAGATCGACGCCCTGATCGAGGATGTGCAGGCGCTGGGCTACCCGGTCGGCGGCACCGGCAACCAGATCTCGAGCATCGTCCACACCCAGGGCTGGGTCCACTGCCACTCCTCCGCGTCCGACGCCTCCGGCGTCGTCAAGTCGGTGATGGACCGACTGTACCCCTACTTCACCGGGGAGAAGAGCCTGCCGGCGAAGCTGCGGGTGGCCTACGCCTGCTGCCTCAACATGTGCGGCGCCGTCCACTGCTCCGACATCGCGATCCTCGGCGTCCACACCAGGGCGCCGGTGATCAACCACGCCGACCTGCCCAGGATCTGCGAGATCCCGACCCTGATCGCCTCCTGCCCGACCGGCGCGATCCGGCCGGCCACGTTCGACGGCAGGCCGTCGGTCGAGATCGAGGCGGCGCAGTGCATGTACTGCGGAAACTGCTACACGGTGTGCCCCGCCTGCAAGATCAACAACCCCGAGACCGACGGCGTCTCGATCTGGGTCGGCGGCAAGGTCTCGAACGCGCGCACCACGCCGCAGTTCTCGAAGCTGGTGGTGCCCTTCCTGCCCAACAACCCGCCGCGCTGGCCCGAGGTCGTGGATGCGGTCGAGCGCCTCGTCACGCTGTACGCCGGCAACGCGCGCAAGCACGAGCGGATGGGCGAGTGGATCAACCGGATCGGCTGGCCCCGCTTCTTCAAGCTGACCGGCTTTCCGTTCACCAAGTACCACATCGACGACTTCCGGCACGCGGGCGAGACCTACTCCCGCTCCGCGCAGCTGCGCCACGAGAGGGGGACGTGA